Proteins encoded together in one Chelonoidis abingdonii isolate Lonesome George chromosome 1, CheloAbing_2.0, whole genome shotgun sequence window:
- the LOC116823815 gene encoding C-type lectin domain family 6 member A-like translates to MRPMEETSPGTAAPAEKRGFCPWMSPWVIAVISILNLSACFISSILVTWRWDTRTRHKEQEKLSWLHRYLKEKTCVSEGEAGKVWTCCPGGWELFQASCYYFSKDFMTWDDSERNCTGMGSHLVVINTGAEQDFIFTRVNGTVTGSEGRDYCIGLTDKEKKGQWRWVDDTPYNNTAAFWRPGEPNNEPSEYCAVMHVEGKQTKHGNRNWNDIACFKVYNRICETAALIF, encoded by the exons ATGAGGCCAATGGAGGAAACCAGCCCTGGAACTGCAG CCCCTGCAGAGAAGAGGGGATTCTGCCCCTGGATGAGCCCCTGGGTCATTGCTGTGATCTCCATCCTGAATCTCAGTGCCTGTTTCATCTCCAGCATCCTCG TTACCTGGCGTTGGGACACTAGGACACGGCACAAAGAGCAAGAGAAACTGTCTTGGCTGCACCGGTATCTGAAGGAAAAAACTTGTGTTTCAGAGGGTGAGGCAGGGAAAG TCTGGACGTGCTGCCCCGGGGGCTGGGAGCTCTTTCAGGCCAGCTGCTACTACTTCTCTAAAGACTTTATGACCTGGGATGACAGTGAGAGGAACTGCACAGGGATGGGCTCCCACCTGGTGGTAATCAACACAGGAGCTGAGCAG GATTTCATCTTCACTCGGGTAAATGGAACAGTTACAGGCAGCGAAGGAAGGGATTACTGTATTGGTCTGACTGATAAGGAGAAGAAAGGCCAGTGGCGCTGGGTGGATGACACTCCATATAACAATACTGCAGC GTTCTGGAGGCCTGGGGAACCCAATAATGAGCCCAGTGAGTACTGTGCTGTCATGCATGTGGAgggaaaacaaaccaaacatGGAAACAGGAATTGGAATGACATCGCATGTTTCAAAGTATATAATCGAATTTGTGAAACTGCAGCACTTATATTTTGA